A genome region from Methanobacterium sp. includes the following:
- the glmU gene encoding bifunctional sugar-1-phosphate nucleotidylyltransferase/acetyltransferase, whose amino-acid sequence MRAVILTAGEGTRMRPLTLTRPKTMLPVGGKPLLEYNVEALRDAGIKDITMIVGYQKEAVMEHFKDGEYLGVNITYVTQEERLGTAHAIGQVANVARDDKDAIIVTNGDIILENELIKSLMDKYHRSQAQSILVLTEVDDPSSFGVVELEGDCIKDIVEKPNPGEAPSNLINAGIYLFDPSIFQAIEKTGKSERGEYEITDSLKIQIKEGKMVLGLVSQDKWIDVGRPWEFLELNEHYLEASENQIDGEIEPGVTIHGPVIIKKGSIIRSGTYIMGPVYIGENCDIGPNTFLRKHTSICNDVNVGNAVEIKNSIIMDGTNVNHLSYVGDSIIGARCNLAAGTNIANLRFDDEGVKVTVKGKRINSGRRKMGVIFADGVKTGINSSFNPGVTIGLNSSVGSGAIIYRDIPDNKIVIHLQKQEMMDKK is encoded by the coding sequence ATGAGAGCGGTTATACTTACAGCAGGTGAAGGGACACGGATGCGACCCTTAACACTCACCCGACCAAAAACAATGCTCCCTGTAGGTGGGAAACCTCTCTTGGAGTATAATGTAGAAGCACTACGGGATGCGGGGATAAAAGACATCACCATGATAGTGGGTTACCAGAAAGAAGCCGTGATGGAACACTTTAAGGATGGAGAATATTTGGGAGTTAACATCACCTATGTAACCCAGGAAGAACGTCTGGGAACTGCCCACGCCATAGGACAGGTTGCAAATGTTGCAAGAGACGATAAAGATGCCATCATCGTTACCAATGGAGATATAATCCTGGAAAATGAGCTAATAAAAAGTTTAATGGATAAATATCACAGGTCCCAAGCACAATCCATTCTGGTTCTCACCGAAGTTGATGATCCTTCTTCTTTTGGAGTGGTGGAACTGGAAGGGGATTGTATAAAGGACATTGTAGAAAAACCAAACCCCGGTGAGGCTCCCAGTAATCTTATAAACGCAGGAATCTATCTTTTTGACCCCAGTATTTTTCAGGCTATTGAAAAAACCGGGAAATCTGAACGAGGAGAATATGAGATAACAGATTCCCTTAAAATCCAGATCAAAGAAGGTAAAATGGTTTTAGGTCTGGTGTCTCAGGATAAATGGATCGATGTGGGACGTCCCTGGGAATTCCTGGAATTAAACGAACATTACTTAGAAGCATCCGAAAATCAGATTGATGGTGAGATTGAACCTGGCGTTACTATTCACGGCCCGGTAATAATCAAAAAAGGGAGTATTATCCGTTCCGGAACCTATATAATGGGCCCGGTTTACATTGGAGAAAACTGTGACATTGGCCCCAATACATTCCTGCGTAAACACACTTCCATCTGTAATGATGTTAACGTTGGAAATGCAGTTGAAATTAAAAACTCAATTATTATGGACGGAACAAATGTCAACCACCTTTCGTATGTTGGTGACTCCATAATAGGGGCTCGTTGTAACCTTGCTGCCGGTACCAACATTGCTAACCTCCGTTTTGATGATGAAGGGGTAAAAGTAACAGTTAAAGGAAAAAGAATCAATAGTGGAAGGCGTAAAATGGGTGTCATATTCGCTGATGGAGTTAAAACTGGTATTAATTCCAGTTTCAATCCAGGAGTGACCATCGGTTTAAATTCTTCAGTGGGCTCTGGTGCCATAATCTATCGGGATATACCGGATAATAAGATAGTTATTCACCTTCAA
- the glmM gene encoding phosphoglucosamine mutase, translating into MEHEIPKLFGTSGIRGKIAEEITPELALNVGKAISTYLGKGHEVVVGYDTRTSNLMLERAVSAGILQGGCHVLSVGMVPTPVVGYATMKLNADAGVMITASHNPSPDNGIKLWNPDGMAYLQEQERTIEKIIHENNFYKASWEDIGKITDISPVVNDYIEDLLELMNIKPGLKVIVDCANGAASHLSPLILRKAGCRVVSLNAQPDGFFPGRKPEPSEANLQELMKVVKVTGADLGIAHDGDADRMIAVDDEGRMADFDKLLALVSAEIGGCVVTTVDASACIDRTLEEVGGTVERTKVGDVHVAEMIHTIGANFGGEPSGTWLHPQFCMCPDGILSALRVIELVQNKGPLSKLLDDIPSYPTIRDKIDCQEDQKDPIMRKAETELSLIYEDVVNINLKDGVRISFTDGSWVLVRPSGTESFIRITLEGKTEDKARIIHEKAAKFIHDFL; encoded by the coding sequence ATGGAACATGAGATTCCCAAACTCTTCGGTACCTCCGGGATACGGGGGAAAATAGCAGAAGAAATAACCCCTGAACTGGCACTGAATGTTGGAAAAGCCATCTCCACCTACCTCGGTAAAGGACATGAAGTGGTGGTGGGATATGACACTCGAACTTCCAACCTGATGCTGGAAAGAGCGGTCAGTGCCGGGATCCTGCAGGGCGGCTGTCATGTCCTGAGTGTAGGAATGGTCCCCACACCAGTGGTAGGCTACGCCACCATGAAATTAAATGCAGATGCCGGAGTGATGATCACCGCATCCCATAATCCTTCACCAGATAATGGGATTAAACTATGGAATCCGGATGGAATGGCATATCTACAGGAACAGGAACGGACCATCGAGAAAATAATCCATGAAAATAATTTTTATAAAGCATCATGGGAAGATATCGGTAAAATCACAGATATAAGTCCGGTTGTGAATGATTATATTGAAGATCTCCTTGAATTGATGAATATTAAGCCCGGTTTGAAAGTAATTGTTGATTGTGCTAATGGTGCTGCATCCCACTTATCTCCACTCATTCTCAGAAAGGCCGGTTGTAGGGTGGTGAGTTTAAATGCTCAGCCAGATGGTTTTTTCCCGGGAAGGAAGCCCGAACCATCCGAAGCAAACCTACAGGAGCTGATGAAGGTGGTGAAGGTCACTGGCGCAGATTTAGGAATAGCCCATGATGGTGATGCTGACCGCATGATAGCAGTGGACGACGAGGGTAGAATGGCAGATTTTGACAAACTATTAGCCCTGGTATCAGCAGAAATAGGTGGCTGTGTGGTTACCACAGTGGATGCCTCAGCCTGTATTGACCGTACCCTGGAAGAAGTTGGGGGCACAGTGGAAAGAACAAAGGTGGGTGACGTGCATGTGGCAGAGATGATCCACACAATCGGTGCAAACTTTGGCGGTGAACCCTCTGGCACATGGCTACACCCCCAGTTCTGTATGTGTCCTGATGGGATATTATCCGCCCTAAGGGTAATTGAATTAGTTCAAAATAAAGGACCCTTATCCAAACTCCTGGACGATATTCCCAGTTATCCCACCATAAGAGATAAAATTGACTGCCAGGAAGATCAAAAGGATCCCATTATGCGTAAAGCTGAGACTGAACTCTCCTTGATTTATGAAGATGTGGTAAATATTAACCTTAAAGATGGAGTTAGAATATCATTCACTGATGGTAGCTGGGTTCTGGTAAGGCCTTCGGGAACTGAGTCATTCATCCGGATAACTTTAGAGGGAAAAACAGAGGATAAAGCACGGATTATACATGAAAAGGCAGCAAAGTTCATCCATGATTTCTTATAA